A DNA window from Centroberyx gerrardi isolate f3 chromosome 3, fCenGer3.hap1.cur.20231027, whole genome shotgun sequence contains the following coding sequences:
- the tsc2 gene encoding tuberin isoform X3, protein MNKQPSKESLKDKVKGIFGLGPPRPPSKQNENKPSEFIITLDILKELHPDCGLSNRIRVINHVCDLAKAKKFEEHAVEAVWKAVEDMLTPEQPPEARHAVLLLLRAIIQGQGERLGPLRAYFFRVIRDYQPSNEDLSDRLEVFKALTENGKDITYLEEDIARFVLLWMDIGLTSDFLHVLVNLVKFNSCYLDQNVSIMVQKICLLCNRTTSSTDIEVALQVLDAVVCYNCLPSDSLTVFIITLCRTVNVKEFCESCWKLMRKVLGTHLGHSAIYTMCRIMEERVYMEDAPLLRGAVFFVGMALWGAHRLPALKNTPTLVLPSFYKAMSCANEVVSYEIVLSITRLIKKYGKELQVVTWDILLGIIERLLQQIQTIGSAELKAIVYELLTTVEELYEQNGYHGSTEKFFSLVEKCADKRPDASVLTLISYRAQSIQPAKDVWIQSLHRLMEKFFRNESRSVIRIKVLHILSFVLSTNRQLYEEELIEVVVIPQLSGIAEDRDLAVRKQATQLLVDLAEGCSTHHFTSLLDIIERVASRSLVCLGPLEVSERDPTAESPMEDVRTAILGLLEILQSKLYSLPASHASRVYELLISHLQLHYKNKYCSAIASSIRLQVFDFFLMMRADSLHRLGVPNKDGAMRFSPYCYCDIGEPEKRVGEKKPTGTASPPAGSPAPPTAPPPSTSSIRTAYLPYAPAFSVLLQCLKMETDWKVLKLVLDKLPWTLQYKVLLLTSPCSLDQLCSTLCCMVTDRLISERLKKTPDGFSRTDVQLAVVPVLTAITSYHNYLEQSRQRELVQCLETGLIYRCAKQCVVALTMCTVEMPDIMIKLLPALIVKLTHISATVAMASPMLEFLSTLVRLPHLYANFVAEQYVSVFAISLPYTNPSKFNQYIVSLAHHVIAMWFIRCRLTFRKDFVQYITKGLRSNALLPFDDGPEQSSFRARSTSLNERPKRMHTSTTTCSLGSADENAVTQADEGLKTVHLELTETCLDMMARYVFSNFSALPKRSPIAEFLLAGGRSMTWLVGNKLVTITTSGGVRTQALLGLDMAERLGGGGEMTRSDPSLHTRITKEAPAKLESQSSQQLNRATRIRVRSMSGGHALRAGPAQSLSPLVSPSEGELAAPLSPPSGPTLDGLGPSSSASPTPSAPPPLKDNPSLAEFVPMLTQGWAEIFIRRPSGNTSWLMCLENPPSPFSSELGNMPLQELSTVLMAMEGVKEPPAQTASAPASTAAPAPAPAPAPISEPLPQIHSSGGGKANLIQRSNTDSVVVLEEGSGVTSAHSPSDWPESEEFEPMASEPIFMSADKFTKTPPPGTLSRSSSTSSQDDEKSTLEEVSEGAIPIDQPTLGPSTPGSQGPELPFQTHTQSQGQGLNKSSSSPELQTLPEAFSKAAIESGTAIADAPRPRAPSEGKPQPQQPQLEKEKVEGGGGGEVNGLGGQSQGGEAPGAALPQSGGARMKLEFPTAAAQPGPISPSGGHRPRGHTISVSAPSSRRERRTERDSYHSRPGPSNTEKISGLSPSFVFLQLYHSPFFGNEANKPLLLPKTQVIDRAVKVLDQMPPYDTHKIGVVFVGAGQVNNEVAILSNEYGSNRYAAFLTGLGKLIHLKDCDPDQIFLGGLDQYGDDGEFTYCWHDDIMQAIFHIATLMPNRESDKGCCNKKRHIGNDFVMVVYNDSGEEYKLGTIKGQFNFVEVIIKPLDYECNLVTLQCRKDLEGLVDTTVAKIVSDRNLPLLVRQMALHANMASLVHQYRANPSDAYASKWLARLRHIKRIRTRAQEDIQSRPTPGISLTQGHTQQNKSPYQQSSAAANAEASGQRKRLVSTVDDFTDFV, encoded by the exons CACGCTTTGTCCTGCTGTGGATGGACATAGGTCTGACATCCGACTTCCTCCATGTTCTTGTCAACCTGGTCAAGTTCAACAGCTGCTACCTGGACCAGAATGTCTCCATCATGGtcca GAAAATCTGTCTTCTGTGCAATAGAACCACATCTTCAACAGATATCGAG gTGGCGCTGCAAGTGCTGGATGCGGTGGTGTGCTACAATTGCCTGCCGTCAGACTCTCTCACCGTCTTTATCATCACACTCTGTCGTACCGTCAATGTCAAGGAGTTTTGTGAATCTTGCTGGAAG ctGATGAGGAAGGTCTTGGGGACTCACCTCGGCCACAGCGCTATTTACACCATGTGTCGCATAATGGAAGAGAG GGTGTATATGGAGGATGCACCATTGCTGAGAGGCGCTGTATTCTTTGTAGGAATGGCACTGTGGGGGGCACACAGACTCCCTGCCCttaaaaacacacccacactggTCCTACCATCTTTCtacaag GCCATGTCGTGTGCTAATGAGGTGGTGTCCTATGAGATCGTCCTGTCCATCACCAGACTGATCAAGAAGTATGGCAAGGAGCTGCAGGTCGTCACCTGGGACATTCTGCTGGGCATCATAGAGAGACTACTGCAGCAGAtccag ACAATAGGCAGTGCAGAGCTGAAGGCCATTGTCTATGAGCTGCTGACCACAGTAGAAGAGCTGTATGAGCAGAACGGTTACCATGGCTCCACTGAGAAGTTCTTCAGTCTGGTGGAGAAATGTGCTGACAAGAGACCT gatgCATCAGTGTTGACCCTCATCTCGTATAGGGCCCAGTCCATCCAGCCAGCTAAGGATGTCTGGATTCAGAGCCTTCACCGCCTCATGGAGAAATTcttcag GAATGAGAGTCGTAGTGTGATAAGgatcaaagtgcttcacatccTCTCCTTCGTTCTCAGTACCAACCGACAGCTGTATGAG GAGGAGTTGATTGAAGTGGTGGTGATCCCCCAGCTGAGTGGGATAGCTGAAGACCGGGACCTGGCTGTCAGGAAACAGGCCACGCAGCTCCTGGTGGACCTGGCTGAGGGCTGCAGCACACACCACTTCACCAGCCTGCTGGACATCATAGAGCGG GTGGCCAGCCGTTCTCTGGTGTGCTTGGGGCCCCTGGAGGTTTCTGAGAGAGACCCCACAGCAGAGTCTCCTATGGAGGACGTCAGGACTGCTATACTGGGCCTGCTGGAGATcctacag AGCAAACTGTACAGTCTACCAGCCAGCCATGCTAGTCGTGTTTATGAGTTGCTTATCAGCCACTTGCAGCTTCACTACAAGAACAAGTACTGCTCTGCTATCGCCTCCAGCATTCGACTACAG GTGTTTGACTTCTTCCTGATGATGCGAGCAGATTCTCTTCACCGTCTAGGGGTCCCCAACAAAGACGGAGCCATGAGGTTCAGCCCGTACTGCTACTGTGATATTGG GGAGCCAGAGAAGCGTGTCGGTGAGAAGAAGCCAACAGGCACAGCGTCTCCCCCTGCTGGCAGCCCCGCTCCCCCCAccgcccctcccccctccacttcCTCCATTCGTACAGCCTACCTGCCCTATGCACCTGCCTTCAGCGTCCTATTGCAGTGCCTAAAgatg GAGACAGACTGGAAGGTTTTGAAGCTGGTTCTCGACAAGCTGCCATGGACGCTCCAGTACAAAGTCCTGCTGCTCACCTCGCCTTGCAGCCTGGACCAGCTCTGCTCTACACTCTGCTGCATG gtgacaGATCGTCTGATCTCCGAGCGTTTGAAGAAGACTCCAGATGGTTTTTCCCGTACTGATGTTCAGCTGGCGGTGGTTCCTGTGCTCACTGCTATCACTTCCTACCACAACTACCTGGAGCAGTctagacag AGAGAACTGGTTCAGTGCCTGGAGACTGGCCTCATTTACCGCTGTGCCAAACAGTGTGTGGTTGCCTTGACGATGTGCACTGTGGAGATGCCTGACATCATGATCAAGCTCCTCCCAGCTCTTATCGTCAAGCTCACCCACATCTCGGCAACCGTTGCTATGGCATCGCCTATGCTAGAGTTCCTCTCCA CTCTGGTGCGTCTGCCTCATCTGTATGCCAACTTTGTAGCAGAGCAGTATGTTAGTGTGTTCGCCATCTCACTGCCCTACACCAACCCTTCCAA GTTCAACCAGTACATTGTGTCGCTGGCCCACCATGTCATCGCCATGTGGTTCATACGCTGTAGACTCACTTTCCGCAAGGACTTTGTTCAGTACATCACTAAG GGTTTGCGTTCCAATGCCCTTCTTCCATTTGATGACGGTCCCGAGCAAAGTTCGTTTCGAGCTCGAAGCACCAGCCTCAACGAAAGGCCCAAGAG GATGCACACCTCTACCACCACCTGCAGTCTGGGCTCTGCAGACGAAAATGCTGTGACTCAGGCAGACGAGGGGTTGAAGACCGTCCACCTGGAGCTGACTGAGACCTGTCTGGACATGATGGCACGATATGTCTTCTCCAACTTCTCAGCCCTGCCCAAGAG GTCTCCCATCGCAGAGTTCCTGTTGGCGGGGGGTCGCAGTATGACCTGGCTGGTGGGCAACAAGCTGGTGACCATCACAACCAGCGGAGGGGTCCGAACACAGGCGCTGTTGGGCCTTGACATGGCTGAACGgcttggaggaggaggggaaatgacgag GTCAGATCCATCTCTACACACCCGTATAACCAAAGAGGCTCCAGCCAAACTGGAGTCTCAGTCAAGCCAGCAGCTCAACAGAGCCACACGCATACGAGTCCGCTCCATGTCAG GTGGCCATGCTCTGCGTGCCGGTCCTGCCCAGAGTCTCAGTCCGCTGGTGTCCCCCTCTGAGGGGGAGTTagccgcccctctctctcccccctctggtCCCACCCTGGATGGCCTGGGTccttcctcctccgcctctcccaCCCCTTCCGCTCCCCCGCCACTCAAAGACAATCCCAGCCTGGCTGAGTTTGTCCCCATGCTCACACAGGGCTGGGCTGAGATCTTCATACGAAGGCCGTCTG gtAACACCAGCTGGCTGATGTGTCTGGAGAACCCGCCCAGTCCCTTCTCCTCAGAGCTGGGCAACATGCCCCTGCAGGAGCTCTCCACTGTGCTCATGGCTATGGAGGGGGTGAAGGAGCCACCCGCCCAGACAGCCAGTGCCCCTGCCAGCACCGCTGCCCCGGCACCAGCCCCAGCTCCCGCCCCCATCTCCGAACCCCTTCCCCAAATACACAGCAGTGGAGGAGGGAAGGCAAACCTGATCCAGCGCTCCAACACTG ACTCTGTGGTGGTGCTGGaggaggggtcaggggtcaccTCAGCACACTCCCCATCTGATTGGCCAGAGAGTGAGGAGTTTGAACCGATGGCCTCTGAACCCATATTCATGTCTGCTGACAAGTTCACAAAGACCCCGCCCCCTGGAACTCTCAGCAGG TCCTCCTCCACATCCAGTCAGGATGATGAAAAGTCAACTCTGGAGGAGGTGAGCGAGGGAGCGATTCCGATCGATCAGCCCACTCTCGGACCCTCCACCCCGGGCAGCCAGGGGCCCGAGCTTCCCTTTCAGACCCACACTCAGTCCCAGGGTCAGGGGCTTAACAAGTCCAGCTCCTCCCCTGAGCTGCAGACCTTACCTGAAGCCTTCTCCAAAGCTGCTATAGAGTCAGGGACCGCAATAGCAGATGCACCCCGACCCAGGGCACCTTCAGAGGGCAAGCCCCAGCCCCAACAGCCCCagttggagaaagagaaagtggagggaggtggaggaggggaggtgaaCGGACTGGGAGGTCAGAGCCAAGGCGGTGAAGCCCCGGGCGCAGCACTGCCTCAGAGCGGAGGAGCGAGGATGAAGTTGGAGTTCCCAACAGCAGCTGCCCAGCCTGGACCCATCTCCCCCAGCGGGGGCCACCGTCCCCGGGGTCACACCATCTCTGTGTCAGCCCCCTCctccaggagagagaggaggacagagagggactCCTACCACAGTCGACCTGGACCCAGCAACACAGAGAAGATCTCCGGACTCAGCCCGag tttTGTCTTCCTCCAGCTCTACCACTCTCCCTTTTTTGGGAATGAGGCCAACAAACCCCTGCTTCTGCCCAAAACTCAG GTGATTGACCGTGCTGTGAAGGTACTGGACCAGATGCCCCCTTATGACACCCATAAGATCGGAGTGGTGTTTGTAGGGGCTGgtcag GTTAACAATGAGGTTGCCATCCTGTCGAACGAGTATGGTTCGAACCGCTACGCTGCCTTCCTGACAGGCCTGGGCAAATTAATCCATCTGAAAGACTGTGACCCCGACCAGATCTTCCTTGGTGGGCTTGACCAGTACGGAGATGATGGAGAATTCACCTACTGCTGGCATGACGACATCATGCAgg CTATCTTCCACATAGCCACACTGATGCCAAACAGGGAGAGCGACAAGGGCTGTTGCAACAAAAAGCGTCACATTGGCAATGATTTTGTCATGGTTGTGTACAACGACTCTGGAGAGGAGTACAAACTGGGCACCataaag GGTCAGTTTAACTTCGTAGAAGTCATCATAAAACCACTGGACTATGAATGTAACCTTGTCACCCTCCAGTGCCGCAAAG ACCTGGAGGGGTTAGTAGACACGACGGTGGCAAAGATTGTTTCAGACCGCAACCTACCGCTTTTGGTCCGACAGATGGCCCTGCATGCAAAT aTGGCTTCTTTGGTGCATCAGTACAGAGCAAACCCCTCCGATGCATATGCCTCCAAGTGGCTGGCGAGGTTACGGCACATTAAAAGGATCAGGACCCGg GCCCAGGAAGACATTCAGTCCCGCCCGACCCCAGGCATCTCGCTGACCCAAGGACACACCCAGCAGAATAAATCTCCGTATCAACAAAGCAGCGCAGCGGCAAATGCAGAAGCCTCGGGCCAAAGGAAGAGACTCGTCTCTACAGTGGATGATTTCACAGACTTTGTGTAA
- the tsc2 gene encoding tuberin isoform X4 yields MNKQPSKESLKDKVKGIFGLGPPRPPSKQNENKPSEFIITLDILKELHPDCGLSNRIRVINHVCDLAKAKKFEEHAVEAVWKAVEDMLTPEQPPEARHAVLLLLRAIIQGQGERLGPLRAYFFRVIRDYQPSNEDLSDRLEVFKALTENGKDITYLEEDIARFVLLWMDIGLTSDFLHVLVNLVKFNSCYLDQNVSIMVQKICLLCNRTTSSTDIEVALQVLDAVVCYNCLPSDSLTVFIITLCRTVNVKEFCESCWKLMRKVLGTHLGHSAIYTMCRIMEERVYMEDAPLLRGAVFFVGMALWGAHRLPALKNTPTLVLPSFYKAMSCANEVVSYEIVLSITRLIKKYGKELQVVTWDILLGIIERLLQQIQTIGSAELKAIVYELLTTVEELYEQNGYHGSTEKFFSLVEKCADKRPDASVLTLISYRAQSIQPAKDVWIQSLHRLMEKFFRNESRSVIRIKVLHILSFVLSTNRQLYEEELIEVVVIPQLSGIAEDRDLAVRKQATQLLVDLAEGCSTHHFTSLLDIIERVASRSLVCLGPLEVSERDPTAESPMEDVRTAILGLLEILQSKLYSLPASHASRVYELLISHLQLHYKNKYCSAIASSIRLQVFDFFLMMRADSLHRLGVPNKDGAMRFSPYCYCDIGEPEKRVGEKKPTGTASPPAGSPAPPTAPPPSTSSIRTAYLPYAPAFSVLLQCLKMETDWKVLKLVLDKLPWTLQYKVLLLTSPCSLDQLCSTLCCMVTDRLISERLKKTPDGFSRTDVQLAVVPVLTAITSYHNYLEQSRQRELVQCLETGLIYRCAKQCVVALTMCTVEMPDIMIKLLPALIVKLTHISATVAMASPMLEFLSTLVRLPHLYANFVAEQYVSVFAISLPYTNPSKFNQYIVSLAHHVIAMWFIRCRLTFRKDFVQYITKGLRSNALLPFDDGPEQSSFRARSTSLNERPKSLRAAKVAKAAAAVANSSSSPVKELRDLSAMDAFRSRSISVSEHAVRRMHTSTTTCSLGSADENAVTQADEGLKTVHLELTETCLDMMARYVFSNFSALPKRSPIAEFLLAGGRSMTWLVGNKLVTITTSGGVRTQALLGLDMAERLGGGGEMTRSDPSLHTRITKEAPAKLESQSSQQLNRATRIRVRSMSGGHALRAGPAQSLSPLVSPSEGELAAPLSPPSGPTLDGLGPSSSASPTPSAPPPLKDNPSLAEFVPMLTQGWAEIFIRRPSGNTSWLMCLENPPSPFSSELGNMPLQELSTVLMAMEGVKEPPAQTASAPASTAAPAPAPAPAPISEPLPQIHSSGGGKANLIQRSNTVGGSLWSLGLGSAPPGPPAPGRLHRSISWADSVVVLEEGSGVTSAHSPSDWPESEEFEPMASEPIFMSADKFTKTPPPGTLSRSSSTSSQDDEKSTLEEVSEGAIPIDQPTLGPSTPGSQGPELPFQTHTQSQGQGLNKSSSSPELQTLPEAFSKAAIESGTAIADAPRPRAPSEGKPQPQQPQLEKEKVEGGGGGEVNGLGGQSQGGEAPGAALPQSGGARMKLEFPTAAAQPGPISPSGGHRPRGHTISVSAPSSRRERRTERDSYHSRPGPSNTEKISGLSPSFVFLQLYHSPFFGNEANKPLLLPKTQVIDRAVKVLDQMPPYDTHKIGVVFVGAGQVNNEVAILSNEYGSNRYAAFLTGLGKLIHLKDCDPDQIFLGGLDQYGDDGEFTYCWHDDIMQAIFHIATLMPNRESDKGCCNKKRHIGNDFVMVVYNDSGEEYKLGTIKGQFNFVEVIIKPLDYECNLVTLQCRKDLEGLVDTTVAKIVSDRNLPLLVRQMALHANMASLVHQYRANPSDAYASKWLARLRHIKRIRTRAQEDIQSRPTPGISLTQGHTQQNKSPYQQSSAAANAEASGQRKRLVSTVDDFTDFV; encoded by the exons CACGCTTTGTCCTGCTGTGGATGGACATAGGTCTGACATCCGACTTCCTCCATGTTCTTGTCAACCTGGTCAAGTTCAACAGCTGCTACCTGGACCAGAATGTCTCCATCATGGtcca GAAAATCTGTCTTCTGTGCAATAGAACCACATCTTCAACAGATATCGAG gTGGCGCTGCAAGTGCTGGATGCGGTGGTGTGCTACAATTGCCTGCCGTCAGACTCTCTCACCGTCTTTATCATCACACTCTGTCGTACCGTCAATGTCAAGGAGTTTTGTGAATCTTGCTGGAAG ctGATGAGGAAGGTCTTGGGGACTCACCTCGGCCACAGCGCTATTTACACCATGTGTCGCATAATGGAAGAGAG GGTGTATATGGAGGATGCACCATTGCTGAGAGGCGCTGTATTCTTTGTAGGAATGGCACTGTGGGGGGCACACAGACTCCCTGCCCttaaaaacacacccacactggTCCTACCATCTTTCtacaag GCCATGTCGTGTGCTAATGAGGTGGTGTCCTATGAGATCGTCCTGTCCATCACCAGACTGATCAAGAAGTATGGCAAGGAGCTGCAGGTCGTCACCTGGGACATTCTGCTGGGCATCATAGAGAGACTACTGCAGCAGAtccag ACAATAGGCAGTGCAGAGCTGAAGGCCATTGTCTATGAGCTGCTGACCACAGTAGAAGAGCTGTATGAGCAGAACGGTTACCATGGCTCCACTGAGAAGTTCTTCAGTCTGGTGGAGAAATGTGCTGACAAGAGACCT gatgCATCAGTGTTGACCCTCATCTCGTATAGGGCCCAGTCCATCCAGCCAGCTAAGGATGTCTGGATTCAGAGCCTTCACCGCCTCATGGAGAAATTcttcag GAATGAGAGTCGTAGTGTGATAAGgatcaaagtgcttcacatccTCTCCTTCGTTCTCAGTACCAACCGACAGCTGTATGAG GAGGAGTTGATTGAAGTGGTGGTGATCCCCCAGCTGAGTGGGATAGCTGAAGACCGGGACCTGGCTGTCAGGAAACAGGCCACGCAGCTCCTGGTGGACCTGGCTGAGGGCTGCAGCACACACCACTTCACCAGCCTGCTGGACATCATAGAGCGG GTGGCCAGCCGTTCTCTGGTGTGCTTGGGGCCCCTGGAGGTTTCTGAGAGAGACCCCACAGCAGAGTCTCCTATGGAGGACGTCAGGACTGCTATACTGGGCCTGCTGGAGATcctacag AGCAAACTGTACAGTCTACCAGCCAGCCATGCTAGTCGTGTTTATGAGTTGCTTATCAGCCACTTGCAGCTTCACTACAAGAACAAGTACTGCTCTGCTATCGCCTCCAGCATTCGACTACAG GTGTTTGACTTCTTCCTGATGATGCGAGCAGATTCTCTTCACCGTCTAGGGGTCCCCAACAAAGACGGAGCCATGAGGTTCAGCCCGTACTGCTACTGTGATATTGG GGAGCCAGAGAAGCGTGTCGGTGAGAAGAAGCCAACAGGCACAGCGTCTCCCCCTGCTGGCAGCCCCGCTCCCCCCAccgcccctcccccctccacttcCTCCATTCGTACAGCCTACCTGCCCTATGCACCTGCCTTCAGCGTCCTATTGCAGTGCCTAAAgatg GAGACAGACTGGAAGGTTTTGAAGCTGGTTCTCGACAAGCTGCCATGGACGCTCCAGTACAAAGTCCTGCTGCTCACCTCGCCTTGCAGCCTGGACCAGCTCTGCTCTACACTCTGCTGCATG gtgacaGATCGTCTGATCTCCGAGCGTTTGAAGAAGACTCCAGATGGTTTTTCCCGTACTGATGTTCAGCTGGCGGTGGTTCCTGTGCTCACTGCTATCACTTCCTACCACAACTACCTGGAGCAGTctagacag AGAGAACTGGTTCAGTGCCTGGAGACTGGCCTCATTTACCGCTGTGCCAAACAGTGTGTGGTTGCCTTGACGATGTGCACTGTGGAGATGCCTGACATCATGATCAAGCTCCTCCCAGCTCTTATCGTCAAGCTCACCCACATCTCGGCAACCGTTGCTATGGCATCGCCTATGCTAGAGTTCCTCTCCA CTCTGGTGCGTCTGCCTCATCTGTATGCCAACTTTGTAGCAGAGCAGTATGTTAGTGTGTTCGCCATCTCACTGCCCTACACCAACCCTTCCAA GTTCAACCAGTACATTGTGTCGCTGGCCCACCATGTCATCGCCATGTGGTTCATACGCTGTAGACTCACTTTCCGCAAGGACTTTGTTCAGTACATCACTAAG GGTTTGCGTTCCAATGCCCTTCTTCCATTTGATGACGGTCCCGAGCAAAGTTCGTTTCGAGCTCGAAGCACCAGCCTCAACGAAAGGCCCAAGAG TCTGCGGGCGGCCAAAGTGGCGAAGGCGGCAGCGGCGGTAGCCAATAGCAGCAGCTCTCCAGTTAAAGAGCTGAGGGACCTGTCAGCCATGGACGCTTTCCGCTCCCGCAGCATCAGTGTCTCCGAGCACGCGGTCCGCAG GATGCACACCTCTACCACCACCTGCAGTCTGGGCTCTGCAGACGAAAATGCTGTGACTCAGGCAGACGAGGGGTTGAAGACCGTCCACCTGGAGCTGACTGAGACCTGTCTGGACATGATGGCACGATATGTCTTCTCCAACTTCTCAGCCCTGCCCAAGAG GTCTCCCATCGCAGAGTTCCTGTTGGCGGGGGGTCGCAGTATGACCTGGCTGGTGGGCAACAAGCTGGTGACCATCACAACCAGCGGAGGGGTCCGAACACAGGCGCTGTTGGGCCTTGACATGGCTGAACGgcttggaggaggaggggaaatgacgag GTCAGATCCATCTCTACACACCCGTATAACCAAAGAGGCTCCAGCCAAACTGGAGTCTCAGTCAAGCCAGCAGCTCAACAGAGCCACACGCATACGAGTCCGCTCCATGTCAG GTGGCCATGCTCTGCGTGCCGGTCCTGCCCAGAGTCTCAGTCCGCTGGTGTCCCCCTCTGAGGGGGAGTTagccgcccctctctctcccccctctggtCCCACCCTGGATGGCCTGGGTccttcctcctccgcctctcccaCCCCTTCCGCTCCCCCGCCACTCAAAGACAATCCCAGCCTGGCTGAGTTTGTCCCCATGCTCACACAGGGCTGGGCTGAGATCTTCATACGAAGGCCGTCTG gtAACACCAGCTGGCTGATGTGTCTGGAGAACCCGCCCAGTCCCTTCTCCTCAGAGCTGGGCAACATGCCCCTGCAGGAGCTCTCCACTGTGCTCATGGCTATGGAGGGGGTGAAGGAGCCACCCGCCCAGACAGCCAGTGCCCCTGCCAGCACCGCTGCCCCGGCACCAGCCCCAGCTCCCGCCCCCATCTCCGAACCCCTTCCCCAAATACACAGCAGTGGAGGAGGGAAGGCAAACCTGATCCAGCGCTCCAACACTG TGGGTGgctctctctggtctctgggTCTGGGCTCTGCCCCCCCAGGCCCTCCAGCCCCTGGCAGGTTGCACAGGAGTATTTCCTGGGCAG ACTCTGTGGTGGTGCTGGaggaggggtcaggggtcaccTCAGCACACTCCCCATCTGATTGGCCAGAGAGTGAGGAGTTTGAACCGATGGCCTCTGAACCCATATTCATGTCTGCTGACAAGTTCACAAAGACCCCGCCCCCTGGAACTCTCAGCAGG TCCTCCTCCACATCCAGTCAGGATGATGAAAAGTCAACTCTGGAGGAGGTGAGCGAGGGAGCGATTCCGATCGATCAGCCCACTCTCGGACCCTCCACCCCGGGCAGCCAGGGGCCCGAGCTTCCCTTTCAGACCCACACTCAGTCCCAGGGTCAGGGGCTTAACAAGTCCAGCTCCTCCCCTGAGCTGCAGACCTTACCTGAAGCCTTCTCCAAAGCTGCTATAGAGTCAGGGACCGCAATAGCAGATGCACCCCGACCCAGGGCACCTTCAGAGGGCAAGCCCCAGCCCCAACAGCCCCagttggagaaagagaaagtggagggaggtggaggaggggaggtgaaCGGACTGGGAGGTCAGAGCCAAGGCGGTGAAGCCCCGGGCGCAGCACTGCCTCAGAGCGGAGGAGCGAGGATGAAGTTGGAGTTCCCAACAGCAGCTGCCCAGCCTGGACCCATCTCCCCCAGCGGGGGCCACCGTCCCCGGGGTCACACCATCTCTGTGTCAGCCCCCTCctccaggagagagaggaggacagagagggactCCTACCACAGTCGACCTGGACCCAGCAACACAGAGAAGATCTCCGGACTCAGCCCGag tttTGTCTTCCTCCAGCTCTACCACTCTCCCTTTTTTGGGAATGAGGCCAACAAACCCCTGCTTCTGCCCAAAACTCAG GTGATTGACCGTGCTGTGAAGGTACTGGACCAGATGCCCCCTTATGACACCCATAAGATCGGAGTGGTGTTTGTAGGGGCTGgtcag GTTAACAATGAGGTTGCCATCCTGTCGAACGAGTATGGTTCGAACCGCTACGCTGCCTTCCTGACAGGCCTGGGCAAATTAATCCATCTGAAAGACTGTGACCCCGACCAGATCTTCCTTGGTGGGCTTGACCAGTACGGAGATGATGGAGAATTCACCTACTGCTGGCATGACGACATCATGCAgg CTATCTTCCACATAGCCACACTGATGCCAAACAGGGAGAGCGACAAGGGCTGTTGCAACAAAAAGCGTCACATTGGCAATGATTTTGTCATGGTTGTGTACAACGACTCTGGAGAGGAGTACAAACTGGGCACCataaag GGTCAGTTTAACTTCGTAGAAGTCATCATAAAACCACTGGACTATGAATGTAACCTTGTCACCCTCCAGTGCCGCAAAG ACCTGGAGGGGTTAGTAGACACGACGGTGGCAAAGATTGTTTCAGACCGCAACCTACCGCTTTTGGTCCGACAGATGGCCCTGCATGCAAAT aTGGCTTCTTTGGTGCATCAGTACAGAGCAAACCCCTCCGATGCATATGCCTCCAAGTGGCTGGCGAGGTTACGGCACATTAAAAGGATCAGGACCCGg GCCCAGGAAGACATTCAGTCCCGCCCGACCCCAGGCATCTCGCTGACCCAAGGACACACCCAGCAGAATAAATCTCCGTATCAACAAAGCAGCGCAGCGGCAAATGCAGAAGCCTCGGGCCAAAGGAAGAGACTCGTCTCTACAGTGGATGATTTCACAGACTTTGTGTAA